From Streptomyces sp. NBC_01551:
CGCCGCCGTGAACGCCGCGATCGACCGGGTCTGGCCGTCCGTGGCCACGGCCGCGGCGCGCGAGGCGAACGAGCGGGTCCGGGAGGCGGAGGCCGCCCAGCTGGTGGCCCGGGCCGCCGCGTGGCGGGCGCTCGCGGAAGGGGAGTCGGAGGACGACGAGGACGGCGGGATGCCCTCGGAGTTCCCCGAACGGTGGTCGAACTTCCTTCCCCCGGAGGACTACTCCTCCCGCCTGCGCAAGCACTGAGGCCGGGGCGCGCGCGAGCCGCCGGAAAAAGAGTTGGCGGGCGCGCGAGGCCCCTTGGTACGGTGAGCATGTTCCCGCCGGTCGGCGGGAACTGACGGCACGTGCATGACCCGGAGGTGAGTTCGTTGATGACTGTCACTGCGCAGGGCGCTGCCCGCATCCAGAAGACCATCAATGTCACTTCCGTGGTCTCCGGCTGATCCCAGAACTCTTCGCGCGCCGCCGAGCGCGCGCTGCCGGGGCCACCCTGTGAAGGGTTCCCCTTGTCTTTCTCTTCTTTCCCGTCTTCGTCTTCCTCTTCGTCTGCGGCGTCTTCGTCCTCCGCGTCTTCGTCCTCCGCGTACGCGCCCGCCCTGGCCCCGTTCGGCTGGGACGAGGCGTGGGAGGCCGAGTTCGCCCCGTACACCGAGCAGGGCCTGGTTCCCGGCCGGGTGGTACGGGTGGACCGCGGCCAGTGCGACGTCATGACCGCGGACGGCATCGTCCGCGCCGACACCGCCTTCGTCACCCCGCACGACCCGCTCCGCGTCATCTGCACCGGTGACTGGGCGGCGGTCGAGGCGGTCGGCAACCCCCGGTACGTGAAGACGTACCTGCCGCGCCGGACCGCGTTCGTACGGTCCACCTCCTCGCAGCGCTCCGAGGGGCAGATCCTGGCCGCCAACGTCGACCACGCGATCATCGCGGTCTCCCTGGCCGTCGAGCTGGACCTGGGCCGCATCGAGCGCTTCCTGGCGCTCGCCTGGGAATCCGGCGCGCAGCCGCTGGTCGTCCTGACCAAGGCGGACCTCGTCCCCGACCCGGTGACGCTCGCGCACCTGGTCCAGGACGTGGAGACCACCGCGCCGGGCGTCGACGTCCTCACCGTCTCCTCCCACACCGGGGAGGGCACGGACGTGCTGGCGGCGGTCGTCGCAGGCGGTACGAGCGTGCTGCTCGGCATCTCGGGCGCGGGCAAGTCCACGCTGGCGAACGCGTTGCTCGGCGCCGAGGTCATGGACGTCCGGGCCACGCGTGACGTGGACGGCAAGGGCCGCCACACCACGACCACCCGCAACCTGCTGGCGCTGCCCGGCGGGGGCGTCCTGATCGACACGCCGGGGCTGCGGGGGGTCGGCCTGTGGGACGCCGAGGCCGGGGTCGGGCAGGTCTTCTCGGAGATCGAGGAGTACGCCGCGCGGTGCCGGTTCCACGACTGCGCGCACGAGGCCGAGCCGGGGTGCGCGGTGCTGGCGGCGGTCGACTCCGGGGCACTGCCGGAGCGGCGGCTGGAGAGCTACCGCAAGCTGCTGCGGGAGAACCAGCGGATCGTCGCCAAGACGGACGCGAGGCTGCGGTCCGAGATCCGGAGGGACTGGCGCCTGAAGTCGGCGGAGGGCCGGGCCAATTACGCGGCGAAGCGCAGCGGCCGGGCGTGACCCGTACCGATCCGGCTCCGCCGGCGTGCGAGGCGGGGCGCCGGCGTCACTGACCGCCGGCCCCCGGCCCCGTTGCCGGGGGCCGGCCCCCGCACCCCTGGTCCTCAATCGCCGGACGGGCTGGGGGTGGCCGGGCGTGCTGGGTTCGGTGCGGCGCCGTTGCCGGGGGGCCGGCCCCCGGACCCCCGGTCCTCAAACGCCGGGCGGGCTGGATGGTGGCCGGGCGGCCCGGGGACGGTTGGGCGGGCTGGGGGCGGCCGGGTGGCCCGGGGATGGGCGGACGGGCTGAGGCGGTCGGGGCCTGGGGGTGGTCCGGCGGATCGGGTGGGGTTAGGTGTTCAGGCCCCAGGTGATGACCTTTTCCGGGTGGATGCGGATGACCTCCGGGCTGAAGTGCGGGCCCAGGGTGTGCGGGCCCACTTCCAGCGTGGCGCGGCCGCGGATCTCCAGGCCCCTGACCCGCCACGGGCGGGTGCTCACGAGGTCGTCCACCACCAGCGCGAGCCGCGGGTTGCCCTGGAGGTTGCGCCACTTCTTCGTCGTGCCCATGGCCAGGCCGCCCACCAGGACCGTCCCGTCGTCCTGCGGGAAGAACCCCACCGGGTTCGCCTGCGGCTGCCCGGCCGCGTCCACCGTCGCCAGCCGCCCCAGATGCTGCGACCCGAGGTACGCCAGCTCGGCCTCGCTGAAACCCTTGAACTCCGTCATACGACCACCCTCGCAGCGCCGCAGGCCCCCCGCATCGGGCCCGCGGCCGAGCCGCGCCTAGGCCCTTGGCACTACGTCGCCAGTACGGCTCCCAGCCACGCCGCCGCGACCATCAGGCACGCGAACAGCTCCACCAGCACGCTCGTGCCCACCGCCCGCATCACCGCCCGCACCGAGGCCCACGCCTCGCCCGAGGCGCCCAGGCGCAGTCGCTCGCACAGGTAGATGCCGCCCACGAACCCCGCCGCCGCGCCCACCACCGGCAGCACCACGAAACCCGCCAAAGCACCGACACCCGCGTACACCGCCATCCGGCGGGTCACCCCCACCCCCCGCAGCCGTCGCGGCGGCAGCAGCCACTTCACCACCTGGACCACCAGCAGCAGCGCCGTCGCCGAGACCAGCAGCGTCCACGCCACCGACGACCGCTCGTGCAGCGCCCACCACAGCAGCCCCGCCCACACCAGCCACGTCCCCGGTACGCCCGGCACCATCACCCCCACCACGCCGAGCAGCAGCACCAGCCCCACCAGGAGCAGCTGAGGCAGATCCATCTGCTCAGCGTGACCGACCGGGCGCTATCGGGCCACCCAGCCCCGCTCGTACGCGTACCAGCCCAGCTGGAGCCGCGTCGTCACCCCCGCCAGCTCCATCAGGCCCTTCACCCGCCGCTGCACCGTCCGCAGCCCCAGCTCCAGGTGCTTGGCCACGCTCGCGTCCGTCATCCCCGCCAGCAGGAGCGAGAGGATCTCCAGGTCCGTGGCGTCCGGACCGCCGTCCGACTCCTCCGGCGCCCCGGCGGAGCCCAGCCGCAGCGGCAGCGACTCCCGCCACACCGCCTCGAAGAGGCCCATCAGGGACTCCAGCAGCCCCGACGCGTGCACCACCAGCGCCGCCGGCTCCGCGCCCCGCGCCGTCAGCGGGACCATGGCCAGGCTGCGGTCCGCGATCACCAGCTTCGTCGGCACCTCGCCCGTCACCCGGATCCGCTCGCCCCGCGCCAGCGCGGTCGAGGCCTCCCGGATCCCGGTCGGCAGGGTCAGTACCTCGCGCTCGATCACCACCCGGTACTCGACGCCCCGTACCGAGGCACGCTCCTCCGCCTCGTTCTCCATCCCCGTCACCACCTGCGGCCGCCCGCTGACCAGCGCGCACACCTCCTGCGCCGCGCCCAGCTGGAGCTGGTGGAACCGGTGCGCCACCGCGCTCGCGCCCGTCACCACCTCCACCAGGTCGTGCACCGCCGGCTCGGCCGCCTCCACCCGGTACTCCTGCGCCAGCAGCGCCGCCGCCAGCTCCGCCTGCTCCAGCTCGTGCCGCTGCTGGGTCAGCAGCGCCCCCAGCGCCACCCCCGGCGGGGCCGCCACCCACCGCCCCGGCCGGGCCGAGGACTGCGCCGCCAGGCCGTGCCGCTCCAGGTGCCGCAGCGCCCGCTCGGTCTGCGGCACCGGCAGCGTCAGCCGGTGCGCGAGGTCCGGGACCTCAGCCGCGCCCAACGCCACCAGCGCCCGGTACGCCGACTCCTGGCCCTCGTCCAGGCCTATCGCACCCAGCAACCCGCCCACCCCATTTCCGCACGGCGCCTGGCGGGAAGCGGCCAC
This genomic window contains:
- a CDS encoding helix-turn-helix domain-containing protein → MLGAIGLDEGQESAYRALVALGAAEVPDLAHRLTLPVPQTERALRHLERHGLAAQSSARPGRWVAAPPGVALGALLTQQRHELEQAELAAALLAQEYRVEAAEPAVHDLVEVVTGASAVAHRFHQLQLGAAQEVCALVSGRPQVVTGMENEAEERASVRGVEYRVVIEREVLTLPTGIREASTALARGERIRVTGEVPTKLVIADRSLAMVPLTARGAEPAALVVHASGLLESLMGLFEAVWRESLPLRLGSAGAPEESDGGPDATDLEILSLLLAGMTDASVAKHLELGLRTVQRRVKGLMELAGVTTRLQLGWYAYERGWVAR
- the rsgA gene encoding ribosome small subunit-dependent GTPase A translates to MSFSSFPSSSSSSSAASSSSASSSSAYAPALAPFGWDEAWEAEFAPYTEQGLVPGRVVRVDRGQCDVMTADGIVRADTAFVTPHDPLRVICTGDWAAVEAVGNPRYVKTYLPRRTAFVRSTSSQRSEGQILAANVDHAIIAVSLAVELDLGRIERFLALAWESGAQPLVVLTKADLVPDPVTLAHLVQDVETTAPGVDVLTVSSHTGEGTDVLAAVVAGGTSVLLGISGAGKSTLANALLGAEVMDVRATRDVDGKGRHTTTTRNLLALPGGGVLIDTPGLRGVGLWDAEAGVGQVFSEIEEYAARCRFHDCAHEAEPGCAVLAAVDSGALPERRLESYRKLLRENQRIVAKTDARLRSEIRRDWRLKSAEGRANYAAKRSGRA
- a CDS encoding DUF456 domain-containing protein; translation: MDLPQLLLVGLVLLLGVVGVMVPGVPGTWLVWAGLLWWALHERSSVAWTLLVSATALLLVVQVVKWLLPPRRLRGVGVTRRMAVYAGVGALAGFVVLPVVGAAAGFVGGIYLCERLRLGASGEAWASVRAVMRAVGTSVLVELFACLMVAAAWLGAVLAT
- a CDS encoding PPOX class F420-dependent oxidoreductase — its product is MTEFKGFSEAELAYLGSQHLGRLATVDAAGQPQANPVGFFPQDDGTVLVGGLAMGTTKKWRNLQGNPRLALVVDDLVSTRPWRVRGLEIRGRATLEVGPHTLGPHFSPEVIRIHPEKVITWGLNT